Proteins from a single region of Gambusia affinis linkage group LG12, SWU_Gaff_1.0, whole genome shotgun sequence:
- the cdc73 gene encoding parafibromin codes for MADVLSVLRQYNIQKKEIVAKGDEVIFGEFSWPKNVKTNYIIWGTGKEGQPKEYYTLDSILFLLNNVHLPHPSYVRRAATENIPVVRRPDRKGLLSYLNGESSTSTSIDRSAPIEIGLQRATQVKRAADEVSSEAKKPRFEDAERVRLDKERLAARLEGHKEGIVQTDQIRSLSEAMSVEKIAAIKAKIMAKKRSTIKTDLDDDITLKQRSFVDAEVDVTRDIVSRERVWRTRTTILQSTGKNFSKNIFAILQSVKAREEGRAPEQRPAQNTTQVDPSLRNKQPVPAAYNRYDQERFKGKEETEGFKIDTMGTYHGMTLKSVTEGASARKAQTPALQPVPRPVSQARPPPNQKKGSRTPIIIIPAATTSLITMLNAKDLLQDLKFITSEDKKKQGIQRDNEVLLQRRKDQIQPGGATLSVTVPYRVIDQPLKLAPQDWDRVVAVFVQGPAWQFKGWPWLLPDGSPVDIFAKIRAFHLKYDEAKTDPNVQKWDVTVLELSRHKRHLDRPVFLRFWETLDRYMVKHKSHLRF; via the exons ATGGCGGATGTGTTGAGTGTTCTTCGTCAATATAATATCCAGAAAAAGGAAATCGTCGCTAAAGGGGATGAGGTGATATTCGGAGAGTTCTCCTGGCCGAAAAATGTGAAGACAAACTACATAATCTGGGG TACTGGCAAGGAGGGCCAACCCAAAGAGTACTATACTTTGGACTCCATTTTATTCTTGCTCAACAATGTGCATCTGCCGCATCCTTCGTATGTCCGGAGAGCTGCC ACAGAGAACATCCCTGTTGTCAGACGACCGGATCGAAAAGGATTGCTGTCCTACCTCAATGGCGAGAGTT CTACATCGACGAGCATCGACAGAAGCGCACCAATAGAAATAGGACTTCAAAGGGCCACACAAG TTAAAAGAGCAGCTGATGAAGTTTCTTCTGAAGCCAAGAAACCAAGGTTTGAG GATGCAGAACGAGTGCGTCTGGACAAGGAGCGCCTGGCCGCCCGGCTGGAGGGCCACAAAGAGGGCATCGTTCAGACGGACCAGATCAG ATCTCTGTCCGAAGCCATGTCTGTGGAGAAAATCGCCGCCATCAAAGCCAAGATTATGGCCAAGAAACGCTCGACCATCAAAACGGACCTGGACGATGACATCACGCTGAAGCAGAGGAGCTTCGTGGACGCGGAGGTGGACGTCACCAGGGACATCGTCAGCCGAGAGCGGGTCTGGAGGACCAGGACCACCATCCTGCAGAGCACCGGGAAG aacttCTCGAAGAACATCTTTGCCATCCTTCAGTCGGTGAAAGCCAGAGAAGAAGGACGAGCACCAGAGCAGAGACCAGCACAGAACACTACCCAAGTG GACCCGTCCTTGAGGAATAAGCAGCCCGTCCCGGCCGCCTACAACAGATACGATCAGGAGCGATTCAAAGGAAAAGAAG AAACGGAGGGTTTCAAAATCGACACCATGGGCACCTACCACGGCATGACCCTGAAGTCAGTGACG GAAGGAGCGTCTGCCCGGAAGGCCCAGACCCCGGCGCTGCAGCCAGTACCCCGTCCAG tttcacaaGCCAGACCTCCACCAAATCAGAAGAAAG GATCCCGAAcccccatcatcatcatcccgGCTGCCACCACCTCCCTCATCACGATGCTCAATGCTAAGGATCTTCTGCAGGATCTGAA GTTCATTACATCAGAGGACAAGAAGAAGCAGGGCATCCAGCGGGACAACGAGGTTCTGCTCCAGAGGCGCAAGGACCAGATCCAGCCGGGCGGCGCCACGCTCAGCGTCACCGTTCCCTACCGCGTCATCGACCAGCCGCTGAAACTGGCTCCACAGGACTG GGACCGGGTGGTGGCCGTGTTCGTGCAGGGTCCCGCCTGGCAGTTCAAGGGCTGGCCGTGGCTGCTGCCCGACGGATCTCCAGTCgacatttttgccaaaa TTCGGGCCTTCCATTTGAAATACGATGAGGCGAAGACGGACCCGAACGTGCAGAAATGGGACGTGACCGTCCTGGAGCTGAGCCGCCACAAACGCCACCTCGACCGACCCGTCTTCTTACGCTTTTGGGAAACCCTGGACAG ATACATGGTGAA
- the LOC122840649 gene encoding beta-1,3-galactosyltransferase 2 yields the protein MQWKRRHCCTHMAKLFYLLSLLGFLVFLVHQVWLPKLSGIPWRRGYPVVYGGMVLQTARSKGNGSATHSAWRFVIVPKGTLTTSDNSVDAGFEGNLTGNSSQSQMGALNATLTHGPFPYVINEPDKCQQSKLAPFLVLLIATEARQVEARNAIRQTWGNESVFPSLGFIRLFLLGKKDGELGLLQQKMLEAESRRHRDIIQQDFLDSYKNLTIKTLMGMNWVATHCPTASYVMKTDSDMFVNTEYLVYKLLRPDLKPKKNYFTGNNMRGFAPNRNKNSKWYMPPELYPGEKYPTFCSGTGYVFSGDLAEKIYRTSLSVRLLHLEDVYVGICLAELQIEPTPPPNGFLFNHWRVSYSSCKYSHLITSHGFHPNELLKYWHHLQSNKHNACIGTLKERTSRAHSRLRGKQAHLLKQ from the coding sequence ATGCAGTGGAAACGCCGCCACTGTTGTACGCACATGGCCAAACTTTTCTATCTCCTCTCTCTGCTGGGATTCCTGGTGTTTCTGGTCCACCAAGTGTGGCTCCCAAAGCTCTCTGGGATCCCGTGGAGGAGGGGCTACCCTGTGGTGTATGGAGGCATGGTGCTTCAAACCGCAAGGAGCAAAGGGAACGGCAGCGCCACGCACTCAGCATGGAGGTTCGTGATCGTTCCCAAGGGAACGTTGACGACCAGTGACAACAGTGTTGACGCTGGCTTTGAGGGTAATTTGACAGGCAACAGCAGCCAGAGCCAAATGGGAGCTCTTAATGCTACTCTGACCCACGGACCTTTCCCTTATGTCATCAACGAGCCGGATAAATGCCAACAGAGCAAACTTGCCCCGTTTCTCGTCCTGCTAATTGCCACCGAAGCTCGTCAGGTGGAAGCGAGGAATGCCATCCGGCAGACTTGGGGGAATGAGAGCGTTTTCCCCTCCTTGGGATTTATCCGACTGTTTCTGCTGGGGAAGAAAGATGGAGAGCTGGGGCTTCTGCAGCAGAAGATGCTGGAGGCAGAGAGCCGGAGGCATCGCGACATCATACAGCAGGACTTCCTGGATTCCTATAAAAACCTGACGATAAAGACTCTGATGGGAATGAACTGGGTGGCGACGCACTGTCCGACGGCGAGCTACGTGATGAAAACCGACAGCGACATGTTCGTCAACACGGAGTACCTCGTCTACAAGCTTCTGCGGCCGGATCTGAAGCCCAAGAAGAACTACTTCACGGGCAACAACATGAGAGGCTTCGCACCCAACCGGAACAAAAACAGCAAGTGGTACATGCCCCCCGAGCTCTACCCGGGTGAAAAGTACCCCACCTTCTGCTCCGGGACGGGATACGTCTTCTCTGGGGACCTGGCCGAGAAAATCTACCGGACGTCGTTGAGCGTCCGCCTACTGCACCTGGAGGATGTGTACGTGGGAATCTGCCTGGCCGAGCTGCAGATCGAGCCCACGCCTCCGCCCAACGGCTTCCTGTTCAACCACTGGCGGGTGTCGTACTCCAGCTGCAAGTACAGCCACCTGATAACATCGCACGGTTTCCATCCCAACGAGCTGCTCAAGTACTGGCATCACCTTCAGAGCAACAAGCACAACGCCTGCATCGGCACGCTCAAGGAGAGGACGAGCAGGGCCCACTCCAGACTCCGGGGCAAGCAGGCGCATTTACTGAAACAGTAG